In the Telopea speciosissima isolate NSW1024214 ecotype Mountain lineage chromosome 2, Tspe_v1, whole genome shotgun sequence genome, one interval contains:
- the LOC122649592 gene encoding probable E3 ubiquitin-protein ligase MARCHF10 isoform X2 has translation MDSHSSASELKPIEDSTPDAPDPQEIDQNQINGEAFSVQHLTRPNLSSLQIPARSLEDSLPISTEIDIPSTLCQSSTKSGLPPRSSSAKFKPSIRGLLPQRSFKTKNLSQDTSPSEGSLDKPSNSKSFFLTKVFSSPSIKSINSLPATPDVNSSADCVQERNLDDSLNITKSKVHPHITRSFSVPVNIKTRSLRRTDSMGGVIRVISATSSPATVYVTSPNDGPTDADMELAGKDIPEEEAVCRICLAELGEGGETLKMECSCKGDLALAHKECAVKWFSIKGNKTCDICKQDVRNLPVTLLRIQIAQAFSRQPPTIAQQRNAPPYRVWQDVPILVMVSMLAYFCFLEQLLVSALGSRALAISLPFSCALGLLSSMIASTMAQC, from the exons ATGGACAGTCACAGCTCAGCTTCTGAATTGAAACCTATTGAAGATTCAACACCAGATGCTCCTGATCCGCAG GAAATTgaccaaaatcaaataaatggAGAGGCCTTCTCAGTTCAGCATTTAACAAGGCCAAATCTCTCCTCATTGCAAATACCTGCAAGGTCCTTAGAAGATTCGTTGCCTATCTCTACTGAAATAGATATTCCTTCTACATTGTGTCAAAGTTCTACAAAATCAGGGTTGCCTCCGAGATCAAGTTCAGCAAAGTTCAAACCATCTATTAGAGGTCTCCTTCCACAACGGAGCTTCAAGACTAAAAATTTGTCCCAGGATACATCACCATCAGAAGGATCTCTGGATAAACCTTCTAattcaaagtcattttttttGACCAAGGTCTTTTCCTCACCATCTATAAAAAGTATAAACTCATTGCCAGCTACACCAGATGTGAATTCAAGCGCTGATTGTGTACAGGAAAGAAATCTTGATGATTCTTTGAATATTACT AAATCAAAAGTTCATCCTCATATAACACGCTCATTCTCGGTTCCAGTCAATATCAAAACCAGAAGCTTAAGACGGACAGATTCTATGGGAGGTGTAATCCGTGTAATCTCAGCTACTTCTTCTCCTGCAACTGTTTATGTTACCTCACCAAATGATGGACCAACAGATGCTG ACATGGAACTTGCTGGAAAAGATATCCCTGAAGAAGAAGCAGTCTGCAGAATTTGTTTGGCTGAGCTTGGGGAAGGAGGTGAAACTCTTAAGATGGAGTGTAGCTGCAAAGGAGACCTTGCACTTGCTCACAAAGAGTGCGCTGTGAAATGGTTTAGCATTAAGGGTAACAAGACGTGTGATATTTGCAAGCAAGATGTCAGAAACCTACCAGTAACATTATTGAGAATACAGATTGCTCAGGCCTTTAGTAGGCAGCCACCAACTATAGCTCAGCAAAGAAACGCTCCTCCCTACAG GGTCTGGCAGGACGTACCAATTCTTGTCATGGTCAGCATGCTTGCCTATTTCTGCTTTCTGGAGCAACTGCTG GTCTCTGCTTTGGGCTCTCGTGCTCTTGCCATATCACTGCCTTTCTCTTGTGCTTTAGGTCTCCTTTCATCCATGATAGCTTCGACAATGG
- the LOC122649593 gene encoding histidinol dehydrogenase, chloroplastic, producing MEVQFLSFKRSSSLIGSNATTGQFRVIGAPENLHHRRYHFWAGSKCRIKCAMKSYKLSELTRTEVDNLKARPRIDFSKIFRTVHPIVDDVRSRGDAAVIDYTARFDKVELDNIVEYVPDLPDPELDPAVREAFDVAYDNIHAFHVAQKVAEMEVENMRGVRCKRVARCIASVGLYVPGGTAVLPSTALMLSVPAHIAGCKTVVLATPPGHNGSICKEVLYCAKKAGVTHILKAGGAQAISAMAWGTASCPKVEKIFGPGNQYVTAAKMILQNSEAMVSIDMPAGPSEVLVIADKYANPVHIAADLLSQAEHGPDSQVVLVIAGDGVDVGAIEKEISRQCESLPRGDFASKALSHSFTVFARDIVEAISFSNLYAPEHLIINVTDAEKWEGFIQNAGSVFLGQWTPESVGDYASGTNHVLPTYGYARMYGGVSLDSFLKYMTVQSLTEEGLRKLGPYVAKMAEVEGLEAHKRAVTLRLQDIEARLPV from the exons ATGGAAGTCCAATTTTTATCGTTCAAGCGGAGCAGCTCTTTGATTGGTTCAAACGCAACGACTGGCCAGTTTCGTGTGATTGGTGCCCCAGAAAATTTACATCATCGGCGTTATCATTTCTGGGCAG GATCAAAGTGTAGAATCAAGTGCGCTATGAAGTCTTATAAGTTGTCAGAGTTGACTCGGACTGAGGTTGATAACCTCAAGGCTCGTCCGCGTATTGATTTCTCTAAAATTTTTCGTACG GTACACCCAATTGTTGATGATGTACGCAGTAGAGGCGATGCTGCAGTGATAGA TTACACTGCACGTTTTGACAAAGTGGAATTGGATAACATAGTTGAATACGTTCCTGATCTTCCAGATCCTGAG CTTGATCCAGCTGTTAGAGAAGCATTTGATGTGGCGTATGACAATATACATGCATTTCATGTTGCTCAAAAGGTTGCAGAGATGGAAGTTGAAAACATGAGA GGTGTTAGATGCAAAAGGGTAGCAAGGTGCATTGCTTCTGTGGGTCTCTATGTTCCTGGAGGCACTGCAGTTTTACCTTCAACAGCTCTGATGCTTTCAGTG CCTGCACATATTGCTGGGTGCAAAACTGTTGTTCTTGCAACTCCCCCAGGCCACAATGGCAGCATCTGCAAG GAGGTACTTTATTGTGCTAAGAAAGCCGGTGTTACTCATATACTTAAAGCTGGTGGAGCTCAG GCCATTTCAGCCATGGCATGGGGAACTGCATCTTGCCCTAAG GTGGAGAAGATTTTTGGGCCAGGAAATCAGTATGTCACAGCTGCCAAAATGATTCTGCAA AACAGTGAAGCTATGGTTTCAATTGACATGCCTGCGGGCCCATCAGAAGTTCTGGTCATTGCTGACAAATATGCCAACCCGGTCCATATAGCTGCAGACTTACTTTCTCAG gCAGAGCATGGTCCTGATAGTCAGGTTGTTCTAGTAATTGCCGGTGATGGTGTGGATGTGGGAGCCATTGAAAAGGAAATCAGCAGACAATGTGAGAGCCTTCCCAGGGGAGACTTTGCTTCAAAAGCACTAAGCCACAGTTTCACTGTTTTTGCTCGTGATATAGTTGAG GCCATCTCCTTTTCAAACTTGTATGCACCTGAGCATCTGATCATCAATGTTACAGATGCAGAGAAGTGGGAGGGATTCATCCAGAATGCAG GTTCTGTGTTTTTAGGGCAGTGGACTCCAGAGAGTGTTGGAGACTATGCAAGTGGGACAAACCATGTTCTTCCAACATATGGGTATGCACGGATGTATGGTGGGGTGTCTCTTGATTCCTTCCTCAAGTACATGACGGTGCAATCATTAACAGAGGAAGGACTGAGGAAACTTGGTCCGTATGTGGCAAAGATGGCAGAAGTTGAAGGACTGGAAGCCCACAAGAGAGCTGTAACCCTTAGGCTCCAAGATATTGAAGCAAGGCTCCCTGTTTGA
- the LOC122653181 gene encoding beta-1,4-mannosyl-glycoprotein 4-beta-N-acetylglucosaminyltransferase-like: protein MIIFSFLMAMVVRRPQRFATSRALPKLLFFFIIFITVIFVIISQWQTIGYLTRPLWDKPPPPFTHLPHYYAENISMNQLCILHGWSLRSQPRLIFDAIIFSNELDLLEIRWQELMPYVSRFIILESKTTFTGIPKPLFFSENRSRFSFAEEKIVHGVFPGKISKPGSYENPFNLESQQRRSMNALIHQAEISNGDLLIMSDTDEIPSANTMKLLQWCEDIPPVMHLELRHYMYSFEFHVDFSSWRATAHIYNPWTYYGHYRRTNLMLSDAGWHCSFCFRHIQEFVFKMTAYSHADRVQQREFLNPKRIQRIICRGDDLFDMLPEEYSFQEMIKKLGPIQRSTSAVQLPAYLIDNAERFRFLLPGGCLRTSNTMRRKF from the coding sequence ATGATCATATTCTCCTTTCTCATGGCCATGGTAGTCCGACGACCCCAACGCTTTGCAACCAGCCGAGCCCTTCCaaagcttctcttcttcttcatcatcttcattacTGTAATCTTCGTGATCATAAGCCAATGGCAGACAATTGGGTACCTAACTCGCCCTCTCTGGGACAAGCCCCCTCCCCCATTTACCCATCTCCCCCATTACTACGCCGAGAACATCTCAATGAACCAGCTCTGCATCCTCCATGGCTGGTCTCTTCGCTCTCAACCTCGCCTTATCTTCGATGCAATCATCTTTAGTAACGAGCTCGACTTGCTTGAGATCCGGTGGCAGGAATTAATGCCTTATGTATCTCGATTCATCATTCTTGAATCAAAAACCACCTTCACAGGCATCCCTAAACCTCTGTTCTTCTCAGAGAATCGATCTCGATTTAGTTTTGCAGAGGAGAAGATTGTTCATGGTGTGTTCCCAGGCAAGATCTCAAAACCAGGATCCTATGAAAACCCGTTTAATCTCGAGTCCCAACAACGTAGATCCATGAACGCGTTAATACATCAAGCTGAGATCTCTAATGGAGATCTTCTTATAATGTCGGATACCGACGAAATCCCAAGTGCAAACACCATGAAACTACTGCAATGGTGTGAAGATATCCCTCCAGTAATGCATCTTGAGCTCAGGCATTATATGTACTCCTTCGAATTCCATGTGGATTTCAGTAGTTGGAGAGCTACAGCTCATATATATAATCCCTGGACCTACTACGGCCATTATCGACGCACTAATCTTATGTTGTCTGATGCTGGATGGCATTGTAGCTTCTGTTTCAGGCATATTCAAGAATTTGTATTCAAAATGACTGCTTATAGTCATGCAGATCGAGTTCAGCAAAGAGAATTTCTTAATCCAAAGAGAATTCAGAGGATCATATGTAGAGGAGATGATCTGTTTGATATGTTACCAGAAGAATACAGCTTCCAAGAGATGATTAAGAAGTTGGGTCCAATCCAAAGATCAACTTCTGCTGTTCAACTTCCTGCTTATCTTATAGATAATGCGGAGAGGTTCAGATTTCTCCTCCCTGGTGGATGTTTACGGACATCGAATACAATGAGGAGGAAATTTTGA
- the LOC122653182 gene encoding uncharacterized protein LOC122653182, producing MVLWVFDHKMFKLDNKGDMVQKESSNDSETSSPDLRAFLNLVDRAHSLQLLKEKNQGLEKPIRNNFSAWQPSFEPEDFNLPPKRGSTSTSTVDRPRTSAAMVEGGGGSGSGGDEGKEEKRMKNGLKRPRHLVDLALHHVPEKGLKKREETSSKVLLLCDLNKEVESSEAVNGSFGLNLELGIKHL from the coding sequence ATGGTTTTGTGGGTCTTCGATCACAAGATGTTCAAGTTAGATAACAAAGGTGATATGGTGCAGAAGGAGAGCAGTAATGATTCTGAAACGAGTTCCCCAGATCTCCGTGCTTTCTTAAACTTAGTTGATAGAGCACATAGTCTACAATTGCTCAAAGAGAAGAATCAAGGATTAGAGAAGCCAATAAGGAACAACTTCAGTGCATGGCAGCCTTCTTTTGAACCAGAAGACTTCAATTTACCTCCAAAGAGAGGTTCCACTTCCACTTCCACTGTAGATCGTCCAAGAACCAGCGCTGCTATGGTTGAAGGAGGTGGCGGTAGCGGCAGCGGTGGTGATgaaggaaaggaggagaagaggatgAAAAATGGTTTGAAGAGGCCAAGACATCTTGTTGATTTGGCTCTACACCATGTTCCTGAGAAAGggttgaagaaaagagaagaaactagtAGCAAGGTTCTTCTTCTATGTGATCTTAACAAAGAAGTTGAATCATCTGAGGCTGTTAATGGGAGCTTTGGTTTGAATCTTGAACTTGGAATTAAACATCTGTAA